In Diachasmimorpha longicaudata isolate KC_UGA_2023 chromosome 4, iyDiaLong2, whole genome shotgun sequence, a single genomic region encodes these proteins:
- the LOC135161939 gene encoding caspase-1-like: MSVSAMDNGQTEENDKNRNEDVGDAFGYGRNTVSPQAAPMQTAPTERYASHYNMSHAKRGLALIFNHEFFTVSHLKPRSGTNVDCEQLVSTLKDLGFEVKDFHNATHRDIAKNLEAVADKDHSNHDCLVVAVLSHGELGLLYAHDTPYKADTIWSYFTADKCPTLAGKPKIFFIQACQGDRLDAGATLKERTETDGHHAPTFRIPSHADFLIAYSTIPGFFSWRNTTRGSWFMQALCIELRENGTRYDLLTLLTFVSQRVALDFESNTPDNMTMHQQKQIPCITSMLTRLIKFTPKNGLVSEAKAT, translated from the exons ATGAGTGTTTCCGCGATGGACAACGGACAGACGGAGGAAAATGATAAGAATCGGAACGAGGACGTGGGGGATGCATTTGGTTATGGCAG GAATACTGTCAGCCCTCAGGCTGCACCAATGCAGACAGCTCCTACCGAACGATATGCCAGTCATTACAACATGAGCCATGCCAAGAGGGGACTTGCTCTTATATTCAATCATGAATTCTTTACGGTGAGCCACTTGAAGCCGAGATCGGGAACCAATGTCGATTGCGAACAGTTGGTCAGTACCCTGAAAGATCTGGGGTTCGAGGTAAAGGACTTTCATAATGCCACGCACCGGGATATTGCCAAGAACTTGGAGGCTG TTGCCGACAAAGATCATTCCAATCACGACTGTCTGGTTGTCGCCGTCCTCAGTCACGGTGAATTGGGTCTTCTCTATGCCCATGACACACCGTACAAGGCCGACACAATCTGGTCGTATTTCACGGCTGACAAGTGCCCAACACTCGCTGGGAAGCCAAAGATTTTCTTCATTCAGGCTTGCCAGGGAGACAGACTCGATGCTGGGGCGACATTGAAAGAAAGGACTGAGACTGATGGGCATCATGCTCCCACATTCAGGATACCCTCTCATGCTGATTTTCTCATTGCATATTCAACGATTCCAG GCTTCTTCTCTTGGCGCAATACAACTCGTGGTTCATGGTTCATGCAGGCCCTGTGCATCGAGCTCCGTGAGAATGGAACTCGCTACGACCTGTTGACACTCCTCACCTTCGTGTCCCAGCGGGTCGCCCTGGACTTTGAGTCCAACACACCTGATAATATGACCATGCATCAGCAGAAGCAGATTCCCTGCATAACCTCCATGCTCACACGTCTCATCAAGTTCACCCCCAAGAATGGATTGGTCAGTGAGGCAAAAGCCACCTAG